From the Amycolatopsis thermoflava N1165 genome, one window contains:
- a CDS encoding MFS transporter, whose translation MSDKRSTVLFTQCAGMFLVQLDVTVVNVALPSIGAGFHADVPALQWIVDGYTVVLAALLLTGGALGDVIGHRRVVLAGLGIFGLASAGCALAPGATALVAARVAQGAGAALLLPGTLAVITRTFPGRREQARALGVWAGVSALALAAGPLLGGLLVTATGWRSLFWINVPLTALAAAGTLLVPADPPARGRVDVMGALTGATALGALVYAVIQSSAPAVVLGVAAAVAFLVIERGGRAPMLPLELLRSRTFAAANVVAGAMNFAGLGTILLATLYLQGVRHATPLTAALAMLPGFLPLSLLAPVAGRLTARFGPRPVMIAGLLTGATGLLGLLRITADSTVAGAFLPAFALLGVGLGLLTAAVVAAAVGGVPAGKAGVAGGVNNTARQACGALGIATFGAIAGSPAHPAAFVHGLHAAGLLGAGMWLAAAVLTAAAVGRPCAKPGCGRRLTWKDTA comes from the coding sequence ATGTCCGACAAGCGATCGACCGTGCTGTTCACCCAGTGCGCCGGGATGTTCCTGGTCCAGCTCGACGTCACGGTGGTGAACGTCGCGCTGCCGAGCATCGGCGCCGGGTTCCACGCCGATGTGCCCGCGTTGCAGTGGATCGTCGACGGCTACACCGTCGTGCTCGCCGCGCTGCTGCTGACCGGCGGGGCGCTCGGTGACGTGATCGGCCACCGCCGGGTCGTGCTCGCGGGCCTGGGAATCTTCGGGCTCGCGTCCGCCGGGTGCGCACTGGCGCCGGGCGCCACGGCCCTGGTCGCCGCCCGAGTCGCGCAGGGGGCCGGGGCCGCGCTGCTGCTCCCCGGGACCCTGGCGGTGATCACCCGCACCTTTCCCGGCCGCCGGGAACAGGCCAGGGCGCTCGGCGTCTGGGCCGGGGTCTCCGCGCTGGCGCTTGCCGCAGGCCCGCTGCTGGGCGGACTGCTCGTCACGGCGACCGGGTGGCGCTCGCTGTTCTGGATCAACGTGCCGCTGACCGCCCTCGCGGCCGCCGGCACCCTGCTCGTGCCCGCGGACCCGCCCGCCCGCGGCCGGGTGGACGTCATGGGCGCCCTGACCGGCGCCACCGCCCTCGGCGCGCTGGTCTACGCGGTCATCCAGTCCAGCGCGCCGGCCGTCGTGCTCGGCGTCGCCGCCGCCGTGGCGTTCCTGGTGATCGAACGCGGCGGCCGGGCGCCGATGCTGCCGCTCGAACTGCTGCGCTCGCGCACCTTCGCCGCGGCCAACGTCGTCGCGGGCGCGATGAACTTCGCAGGCCTCGGCACGATCCTGCTCGCCACCCTTTACCTGCAGGGCGTCCGCCACGCCACCCCGCTGACCGCCGCGCTGGCGATGCTGCCCGGGTTCCTGCCGCTGTCGCTGCTGGCCCCGGTCGCCGGGCGGCTCACCGCGCGCTTCGGCCCGCGCCCGGTGATGATCGCCGGGTTGCTGACCGGCGCGACCGGCCTGCTCGGCCTGCTGCGGATCACCGCGGACAGCACCGTGGCCGGTGCGTTCCTGCCCGCGTTCGCCCTGCTCGGCGTGGGGCTGGGCCTGCTGACCGCGGCCGTCGTGGCCGCGGCGGTCGGCGGCGTCCCGGCGGGCAAGGCGGGCGTGGCCGGCGGCGTCAACAACACCGCGCGGCAGGCGTGCGGCGCGCTCGGGATCGCCACGTTCGGGGCCATCGCAGGCAGCCCGGCCCACCCGGCCGCGTTCGTGCACGGGCTGCACGCCGCCGGTCTCCTGGGCGCCGGGATGTGGCTGGCCGCCGCCGTGCTCACCGCCGCCGCGGTCGGCCGACCCTGCGCGAAACCGGGTTGCGGGAGGCGGCTAACCTGGAAGGACACGGCGTAG
- a CDS encoding SDR family NAD(P)-dependent oxidoreductase translates to MESDPVAVVAGESGPLVAAVVRALADTHEVWVAGAGGRSAAGLAAACPPAKPWPDEGPGPARIGVLVHCIDEYAAGPLAETPVDTWRELFEANVFDVARFTARALPALRAAGGLVIVVNSPGVADSPGERGAYAASKAALSVVTDMLREEEGPRGVRVSALDLGWDDAAGSAGGPDDLAAAVRLLVALPRQACPVRLAMRTRR, encoded by the coding sequence GTGGAATCCGATCCCGTCGCCGTCGTCGCCGGTGAGTCCGGACCGCTCGTCGCCGCGGTCGTCCGGGCGCTGGCCGACACCCATGAGGTCTGGGTCGCCGGCGCGGGCGGTCGGAGCGCCGCCGGCCTTGCGGCGGCCTGCCCGCCGGCGAAACCGTGGCCGGACGAGGGCCCGGGTCCGGCGCGGATCGGCGTCCTGGTGCACTGCATCGACGAGTACGCGGCCGGACCGCTCGCCGAAACGCCGGTGGACACGTGGCGCGAACTGTTCGAGGCGAACGTGTTCGACGTCGCGCGGTTCACCGCCCGCGCGCTGCCCGCCCTTCGCGCCGCGGGCGGGCTGGTGATCGTCGTGAACTCGCCCGGGGTCGCGGATTCGCCCGGTGAACGGGGCGCCTACGCCGCGAGCAAGGCCGCGCTGTCGGTGGTGACCGACATGCTGCGGGAGGAGGAAGGACCGCGCGGCGTGCGGGTGTCCGCGCTCGACCTCGGGTGGGACGACGCGGCGGGGTCCGCGGGCGGGCCCGACGACCTCGCCGCCGCGGTGCGGCTGCTCGTCGCGCTCCCCCGCCAGGCGTGCCCGGTCAGGCTCGCGATGCGGACGCGACGCTAG
- a CDS encoding class I SAM-dependent methyltransferase, translated as MAFTGLRRAVRHATSRRDEQAAAQYADPDLVRGYAEAYESGRATRYFQSRLHAVDEALRPVSGALLDVGCGPGMLVRHLLDTRPGDFRITACDRSAAMIEAVAERAGTSDVGIFVARIEDMPFPDASFDVVVAMGVLEYARAREGVRELARVVRPGGLAVVSMLNPTSPYRLVEWCLYWPFLRLLAQVERLAGVPPGRRHTVPKSGIRAVPARWLRRMLRGAGFEPADLLYYDVTPFVPPLDKVIRERRQGWRDHIDRTVSRGPGRWLGTGYLMTARRAGHAPGRAVRRASVASASRA; from the coding sequence ATGGCGTTCACCGGTTTGCGGCGAGCGGTCCGTCACGCCACCAGCCGGCGCGACGAGCAGGCCGCCGCGCAGTACGCCGACCCCGACCTCGTGCGCGGCTACGCCGAGGCGTACGAGTCGGGGCGCGCCACCCGGTACTTCCAGTCGCGGCTGCATGCCGTGGACGAGGCGCTGCGCCCGGTGTCCGGTGCGCTGCTGGACGTCGGGTGCGGGCCGGGCATGCTGGTGCGCCACCTGCTCGACACCAGGCCGGGCGACTTCCGCATCACCGCATGCGACCGGTCGGCCGCGATGATCGAGGCCGTGGCCGAACGCGCGGGGACCAGCGACGTCGGGATCTTCGTCGCCCGCATCGAGGACATGCCGTTCCCGGACGCCAGTTTCGACGTGGTCGTCGCCATGGGCGTGCTGGAATACGCCCGCGCCCGCGAGGGTGTGCGCGAACTCGCCCGGGTCGTGCGCCCGGGCGGGCTGGCCGTGGTGAGCATGCTCAACCCGACCAGCCCCTACCGCCTCGTCGAATGGTGCCTCTACTGGCCGTTCCTGCGCCTGCTCGCGCAGGTGGAGCGCCTGGCGGGGGTTCCGCCGGGGCGGCGGCACACCGTGCCCAAGAGCGGCATCCGGGCGGTTCCGGCGCGCTGGCTGCGCCGCATGCTCCGCGGCGCCGGGTTCGAACCGGCCGACCTGCTGTACTACGACGTGACGCCGTTCGTGCCGCCGCTGGACAAGGTGATCCGCGAGCGGCGGCAGGGCTGGCGGGACCACATCGACCGGACGGTCAGCCGCGGGCCAGGGCGGTGGCTGGGCACCGGATACCTGATGACCGCCCGGCGAGCCGGGCACGCGCCGGGGCGTGCGGTCCGCCGGGCTAGCGTCGCGTCCGCATCGCGAGCCTGA
- a CDS encoding ArsR/SmtB family transcription factor, which yields MSGGDVDIARTAALFADPARVRVLTALADGRALAASVLAGEAGLSAPGVSAHLAKLREAGLVEAERSGRHRFYRLRPDAVEILETLARHSPAQPVTSLRAGTRAQALRFARTCYDHLAGRLGVQVTAALVERGALVTTDGVDGTGRRPDDRLSQPLAEHPYAIGPAAPEVLGPLGLDVTAVEAARGRRPMLKFCLDWSEQRHHLAGALGAALAERFVEQGWVTRRRPGHRALRLTESGADVLADRLGIRTTD from the coding sequence ATGAGCGGAGGCGACGTCGACATCGCGCGCACCGCGGCGCTCTTCGCGGATCCGGCGCGGGTCCGGGTGCTCACCGCGCTCGCCGACGGGCGGGCGCTCGCGGCGTCCGTGCTGGCCGGGGAAGCCGGGTTGTCCGCGCCGGGCGTCAGCGCGCACCTGGCCAAGCTGCGGGAGGCGGGACTGGTCGAGGCGGAACGATCCGGGCGGCACCGCTTCTACCGGTTGCGGCCGGACGCCGTGGAGATCCTGGAGACGCTCGCCCGGCACTCCCCCGCCCAGCCGGTCACCTCGCTCCGGGCGGGGACGCGGGCGCAGGCGCTGCGCTTCGCCCGGACCTGCTACGACCACCTCGCCGGCAGGCTGGGTGTGCAGGTGACGGCGGCGCTCGTGGAGCGCGGGGCGCTGGTCACGACGGACGGTGTCGACGGCACCGGACGGCGCCCGGACGACCGGCTGTCGCAGCCGCTGGCCGAGCACCCGTACGCGATCGGCCCCGCGGCGCCGGAGGTGCTGGGGCCGCTCGGACTGGACGTGACGGCCGTCGAGGCGGCCCGCGGGCGGCGGCCGATGCTGAAGTTCTGCCTGGACTGGTCCGAACAGCGGCACCACCTGGCAGGCGCCCTGGGCGCGGCGCTCGCCGAGCGGTTCGTGGAGCAGGGGTGGGTCACGAGGCGCCGGCCCGGGCACCGGGCGCTGAGACTCACGGAGAGCGGTGCGGACGTCCTCGCAGACCGGCTGGGCATCCGGACCACGGACTGA
- a CDS encoding DivIVA domain-containing protein: MSLTPADVHNVAFSKPPIGKRGYNEDEVDAFLDLVETELARLIEDNNELRQQVEQLDAELEGTRADLEAARAGAGPQERRLAPVPPPSAAEQTQAHPMSDGGEPNVQAAKVLGLAQEMADRLTAEAKTESDGMLAEARAKSEQLLSDARTKADSMVNEARTRAENMLNDARTRAETLERQARDKATTMEREAQRKYTETMNTMNSEKTALGKKIEELRTIEREYRTRLRGFLESQLRELDDRGSAAPASASSNSGQAGAGSGSGQGYSFGPRAEAG, from the coding sequence ATGTCGTTGACCCCCGCTGACGTGCATAACGTTGCGTTCAGCAAGCCACCCATCGGCAAGCGGGGCTACAACGAGGACGAGGTGGACGCGTTCCTCGACCTGGTGGAGACCGAGCTCGCGCGGCTCATCGAGGACAACAACGAGCTGCGCCAGCAGGTCGAGCAGCTCGACGCCGAGCTCGAAGGCACCCGTGCCGACCTCGAAGCCGCCCGCGCAGGCGCCGGCCCGCAGGAGCGCCGCCTGGCGCCCGTGCCGCCGCCGTCGGCCGCCGAGCAGACCCAGGCCCACCCGATGTCGGACGGCGGCGAGCCGAACGTGCAGGCGGCGAAGGTCCTCGGTCTGGCCCAGGAGATGGCCGACCGGCTGACCGCTGAGGCCAAGACCGAGTCCGACGGCATGCTCGCCGAGGCTCGCGCGAAGTCCGAGCAGCTGCTCTCCGACGCCCGCACCAAGGCCGACTCGATGGTCAACGAGGCGCGCACGCGAGCGGAGAACATGCTCAACGACGCCCGCACCCGTGCCGAGACGCTGGAGCGCCAGGCGCGCGACAAGGCGACGACCATGGAGCGCGAGGCTCAGCGCAAGTACACCGAGACCATGAACACGATGAACAGCGAGAAGACCGCGCTGGGCAAGAAGATCGAGGAGCTGCGCACCATCGAGCGGGAGTACCGCACGCGGCTGCGCGGGTTCCTGGAGTCGCAGCTGCGCGAACTCGACGACCGCGGCTCGGCCGCACCGGCGTCGGCGTCCTCGAACTCGGGACAGGCGGGCGCCGGATCGGGCAGTGGCCAGGGCTACTCGTTCGGTCCGCGGGCCGAGGCGGGCTGA
- a CDS encoding YggT family protein — protein MDAVRLVLYYVLFVFWLLLTARVVVELVRAFARDWRPAGGVAVTLETIYTVTDPPVRVVRRIIPMVRIGGVGLDLSIMVLLLVVFILMQLALPG, from the coding sequence GTGGATGCGGTCCGGCTAGTCCTCTACTACGTGCTGTTCGTCTTTTGGCTGCTGCTCACAGCGCGTGTCGTGGTGGAGCTCGTGCGTGCGTTCGCACGGGATTGGCGCCCCGCCGGCGGGGTTGCGGTGACGCTGGAGACCATCTACACAGTGACCGATCCTCCGGTCCGCGTGGTGCGGAGGATCATTCCGATGGTTCGCATTGGCGGCGTCGGACTGGACTTATCGATTATGGTGCTGCTGTTGGTTGTGTTCATACTGATGCAACTGGCGCTTCCTGGGTGA
- a CDS encoding cell division protein SepF yields MSALQKLKAYFGMIPADSDGYDGYDSYEAADRYDEDYRRDYADEAYDGFDEEPLPRARRRYRDGSDYDEEGPLRARPRSPEPSVHGALAVERQPEPVARLRPVPEPARASAPRDALGRITTLHPTSYVEARGIGEAYREGIPVIINLTQMENADAKRLVDFAAGLAFALRGSMDKITNKVFLLSPPDVEVTAEERRRIAEGGLFLRH; encoded by the coding sequence ATGAGCGCGCTGCAGAAGCTGAAGGCCTACTTCGGCATGATCCCGGCCGACAGTGACGGTTACGACGGCTACGACTCCTACGAGGCCGCCGACCGGTACGACGAGGACTACCGCCGCGACTACGCGGACGAAGCCTACGACGGCTTCGACGAGGAGCCGCTGCCGCGTGCCCGCCGACGGTACCGCGACGGTTCCGACTACGACGAGGAGGGCCCGCTCCGCGCGCGGCCGCGGTCGCCGGAGCCGTCGGTGCACGGCGCGCTCGCGGTCGAGCGGCAGCCGGAGCCGGTGGCGCGGCTTCGCCCGGTGCCGGAGCCCGCCAGGGCGTCGGCGCCGCGGGACGCGCTCGGGCGGATCACCACGCTGCACCCGACGAGTTACGTCGAGGCGCGGGGGATCGGCGAGGCCTACCGCGAGGGCATCCCGGTGATCATCAACCTGACCCAGATGGAGAACGCGGACGCCAAGCGCCTCGTGGACTTCGCGGCCGGGCTGGCGTTCGCGCTGCGCGGCTCGATGGACAAGATCACCAACAAGGTGTTCCTCCTCTCGCCGCCGGACGTGGAGGTGACCGCGGAGGAGCGCCGCCGGATCGCCGAGGGCGGGCTGTTCCTCCGTCACTGA
- a CDS encoding YggS family pyridoxal phosphate-dependent enzyme translates to MSDEQRREEIAKALAAVEARVADACAAAGRPRAEVRLLAVTKTFPATDAALLTDLGQTDLGENRDQEAGPKAAELRALRPDARPRWHMIGRLQRNKARSVVRWADEVQSVDSVRLADALAKALRNAREAGERSAPLDVLIQASLDDDPSRGGCPLPHLGELADHIATLDGLRLRGLMAVAPLGADPAPAFARLAAAAADLRRSHPDAVELSAGMSGDLEPAIAHGSTCVRVGTALLGARGLASP, encoded by the coding sequence ATGAGCGACGAGCAGCGCCGGGAGGAGATCGCCAAGGCCCTCGCAGCCGTGGAGGCGCGTGTCGCCGACGCGTGCGCGGCCGCCGGACGGCCGCGCGCCGAGGTGCGCCTGCTCGCCGTCACCAAGACCTTCCCCGCGACCGACGCGGCCCTGCTCACCGACCTCGGCCAGACGGACCTCGGGGAGAACCGCGACCAGGAGGCCGGTCCCAAGGCGGCGGAGCTGCGCGCGCTGCGGCCGGACGCGCGGCCGCGCTGGCACATGATCGGGCGGTTGCAGCGCAACAAGGCGCGGTCGGTGGTGCGCTGGGCCGACGAGGTCCAGTCCGTCGACTCGGTCCGGCTCGCCGACGCGCTCGCCAAGGCGCTGCGCAACGCGCGCGAGGCGGGGGAGCGGTCGGCTCCGCTGGACGTCCTGATCCAGGCCAGCCTCGACGACGATCCGTCACGAGGCGGCTGTCCGCTCCCTCACCTGGGTGAGCTGGCCGATCACATCGCCACGCTGGACGGGCTGCGGCTGCGCGGGCTGATGGCGGTCGCGCCGCTGGGTGCGGACCCCGCCCCGGCCTTCGCGCGCCTGGCCGCCGCGGCCGCTGACCTCCGCCGGAGCCACCCGGACGCGGTGGAGCTGTCCGCGGGGATGAGTGGTGATCTTGAACCCGCCATCGCGCACGGTTCGACATGTGTGCGTGTCGGAACCGCGTTGCTCGGCGCGCGCGGTCTAGCCTCGCCGTAG
- the pgeF gene encoding peptidoglycan editing factor PgeF yields MRIRRVVTTRAGGVSAPPYDTFNLGDHVGDDPAAVEANRKRLGTELGVERVAWMEQVHGRTVTVVDGSETAPAEATDALVTKTPGLPVAVLVADCVPVLLGDPETGVVAAVHAGRVGARVGVLPAALEAMVEAGAEMGRIEVLLGPAICGECYEVPAEMAADVDKHLPGSATRTRAGKPGLDLRAGLWRQLAEAGVGKVGVDPRCTAEDPTLFSYRRDGTTGRIAALTWAEPE; encoded by the coding sequence TTGCGCATCCGTCGGGTGGTCACGACCAGGGCGGGTGGCGTTTCGGCGCCGCCGTACGACACGTTCAACCTCGGCGACCACGTCGGTGACGACCCGGCCGCGGTCGAGGCCAACCGCAAACGGCTGGGCACCGAGCTGGGTGTGGAGCGGGTGGCCTGGATGGAGCAGGTGCACGGCCGCACGGTCACCGTCGTCGACGGCAGCGAGACCGCGCCGGCCGAGGCCACCGACGCGCTCGTGACGAAGACCCCCGGCCTGCCCGTCGCCGTGCTCGTCGCGGACTGCGTGCCGGTGTTGCTCGGCGACCCGGAGACCGGTGTGGTGGCCGCGGTGCACGCCGGCCGCGTCGGCGCCCGCGTCGGGGTGCTGCCCGCCGCGCTGGAGGCGATGGTCGAGGCGGGCGCCGAGATGGGCCGCATCGAGGTGCTGCTCGGCCCGGCCATCTGCGGCGAGTGCTACGAGGTGCCCGCCGAGATGGCCGCCGACGTGGACAAGCACCTGCCCGGCAGCGCGACCCGCACCCGCGCCGGCAAGCCGGGGCTGGACCTGCGCGCCGGGCTGTGGCGCCAGCTCGCCGAGGCCGGCGTCGGCAAGGTCGGCGTCGACCCGCGCTGCACGGCCGAGGACCCGACCCTGTTCAGCTACCGGCGCGACGGCACCACTGGTCGCATCGCCGCGCTGACCTGGGCCGAGCCGGAATGA
- the ftsZ gene encoding cell division protein FtsZ, which produces MTPPHNYLAVIKVVGIGGGGVNAVNRMIEVGLKGVEFIAINTDAQALLMSDADVKLDIGRELTRGLGAGANPEVGHKAAEDHREEIEEVLKGADMVFVTAGEGGGTGTGGAPVVASIARKLGALTIGVVTRPFTFEGKRRGKQAEDGIQALRNECDTLIVIPNDRLLQLGDIGVSLMDAFRSADEVLLSGVQGITDLITTPGLINLDFADVKSVMSGAGSALMGIGSARGEGRAVQAAEKAINSPLLEASMEGAHGALLSIAGGSDLGLFEINEAASLVQEAAHPEANIIFGTIIDDSLGDEVRVTVIAAGFDSGSPTHKKLEPPAVGNRSSTASAEAGQVRTPAPAASAQPPAPPAGGGFPVTPPRTPPSGTNYGTPSSGLPQAGGGSRSYPAPRTSTSQGSLPSRAVPVTDDPSDDDVDVPPFMRR; this is translated from the coding sequence ATGACGCCCCCGCACAACTACCTCGCGGTGATCAAGGTCGTCGGCATCGGCGGAGGCGGCGTGAACGCCGTCAACCGCATGATCGAGGTCGGCCTCAAGGGTGTCGAGTTCATCGCGATCAACACGGACGCGCAGGCGCTGCTGATGTCCGACGCCGATGTCAAGCTCGACATCGGCCGCGAGCTGACCCGCGGCCTTGGCGCCGGCGCCAACCCCGAGGTGGGGCACAAGGCCGCCGAGGACCACCGCGAGGAGATCGAGGAGGTGCTCAAGGGCGCCGACATGGTCTTCGTGACCGCGGGCGAGGGTGGTGGCACCGGCACCGGCGGCGCGCCGGTGGTCGCCTCGATCGCGCGCAAACTCGGCGCGCTCACGATCGGCGTGGTGACCCGGCCGTTCACCTTCGAGGGCAAGCGCCGCGGCAAGCAGGCCGAGGACGGCATCCAGGCGCTGCGCAACGAGTGCGACACCCTCATCGTCATCCCCAACGACCGGTTGCTGCAGCTCGGCGACATCGGCGTCAGCCTGATGGACGCGTTCCGCTCCGCCGACGAGGTCCTGCTCTCCGGTGTCCAGGGCATCACCGACCTGATCACCACGCCGGGTCTGATCAACCTGGACTTCGCCGACGTGAAGAGTGTGATGTCCGGCGCGGGCAGCGCGCTGATGGGCATCGGCTCCGCCCGCGGCGAGGGCCGGGCGGTGCAGGCCGCGGAGAAGGCGATCAACTCACCGCTGCTGGAGGCCTCGATGGAGGGCGCGCACGGCGCGCTGCTGTCCATCGCGGGCGGCTCCGACCTCGGCCTGTTCGAGATCAACGAGGCCGCCTCGCTGGTGCAGGAGGCCGCGCACCCCGAGGCGAACATCATCTTCGGGACGATCATCGACGACTCCCTCGGCGACGAGGTGCGCGTGACGGTGATCGCGGCCGGGTTCGACTCCGGCTCGCCCACCCACAAGAAGCTCGAGCCGCCCGCCGTGGGCAACCGCTCGTCCACCGCCTCGGCCGAGGCCGGGCAGGTCCGCACACCGGCGCCCGCGGCGTCGGCGCAGCCCCCGGCCCCGCCGGCGGGTGGCGGCTTCCCGGTGACGCCGCCGCGGACGCCGCCGTCGGGCACCAACTACGGCACGCCGTCCAGCGGGCTCCCGCAGGCCGGCGGTGGCAGCCGCAGCTACCCGGCGCCGCGCACGAGCACCAGCCAGGGCAGCCTGCCCAGCCGGGCCGTCCCGGTGACCGACGACCCGTCCGACGACGACGTGGACGTCCCGCCGTTCATGCGGCGCTGA
- a CDS encoding DinB family protein — MIRTEPAFDGGEREQLGAFLDFLREAVVLKCAGLTDEQARRSLVPSELTTIAGLVGHLTYVEHHWFEVVLAGRPSRWEEKLAADRDADFREALTIPLADLVAAYRAQCAVSREIAAGLAPETLVSFRDGSINLRYVLIHMVEETGRHAGHLDLLRELTDGGTGE, encoded by the coding sequence GTGATCAGAACCGAGCCGGCCTTCGACGGCGGCGAGCGCGAGCAACTGGGCGCCTTCCTGGACTTCCTGCGCGAGGCCGTCGTGCTCAAGTGCGCGGGCCTGACCGACGAGCAGGCCCGCCGCAGCCTCGTGCCGAGCGAGCTGACCACGATCGCCGGCCTGGTGGGCCACCTGACCTATGTGGAGCACCACTGGTTCGAGGTGGTCCTCGCCGGCCGTCCCAGCCGGTGGGAGGAGAAGCTGGCCGCCGATCGCGACGCGGACTTCCGTGAGGCGCTCACGATCCCGCTCGCGGACCTGGTGGCGGCATACCGCGCGCAGTGCGCGGTCAGCCGCGAGATCGCCGCCGGGCTGGCGCCGGAGACCCTCGTGTCCTTCCGGGACGGCTCGATCAACCTGCGCTACGTGCTGATCCACATGGTGGAGGAGACCGGGCGGCACGCCGGGCACCTGGACCTGCTGCGTGAGCTGACCGACGGCGGGACCGGCGAATGA
- a CDS encoding OsmC family peroxiredoxin codes for MPSRDATTHWEGGLQNGEGHVTLDSSNAGQFDVSFPTRAGNPEGQTSPEELIAAAHSSCLAMNLSGVLESQNLRAESIDVSAEVTLGPAAGGGFEISGIAITLRASVPGVDAAKFAELAKTAEQTCPVSKALAGTTITLDAALD; via the coding sequence ATGCCCAGTCGCGACGCCACCACCCACTGGGAAGGCGGCCTGCAGAACGGCGAGGGCCACGTCACGCTCGACTCGTCGAACGCAGGCCAGTTCGACGTGTCGTTCCCGACCCGCGCGGGCAACCCGGAGGGCCAGACCAGCCCGGAGGAGCTCATCGCCGCCGCGCACTCGTCGTGCCTCGCGATGAACCTGTCCGGCGTGCTGGAGTCGCAGAACCTGCGCGCCGAGTCCATCGACGTGAGCGCCGAGGTCACGCTCGGCCCCGCCGCGGGCGGCGGCTTCGAGATCAGCGGCATCGCGATCACCCTGCGCGCCAGCGTGCCCGGCGTGGACGCGGCGAAGTTCGCCGAGCTGGCGAAGACGGCCGAGCAGACCTGCCCGGTGTCGAAGGCGCTGGCCGGCACGACGATCACGCTGGACGCGGCGCTCGACTGA
- a CDS encoding cell division protein FtsQ/DivIB, whose amino-acid sequence MATRARSEERSRPSTRRSSSAVRSRRGRRPLTARRRTGTGVSRRRALRRRWVALLTVLTVAGLTYVVLFTSLLGVRSVEVHGANSVPGDQILAAAAVPDLKPMLLLDTDEIAARVTAIPGVATVDVSRSWPSTVDITVTERTPIGFTAAADGFHLVDSGGLDYKTVQNKPEGLPEVQVAAVAPDDPVTRSVVAVLATVPAPLKGQITVVRAKTPGGVEFTLAGGKTVRWGNAEKADRKAQVLNVLLTREGQVYDVASPELPTVS is encoded by the coding sequence GTGGCGACGCGAGCGCGGAGCGAGGAGCGCAGCAGGCCGTCCACGCGGCGGTCGTCGTCGGCGGTGCGCAGCCGCCGGGGACGGCGCCCGCTGACGGCTCGGCGGCGCACCGGCACGGGCGTCTCGCGGCGCCGCGCGCTGCGGCGCCGCTGGGTGGCGCTGCTGACCGTGCTGACGGTCGCCGGCCTGACGTACGTCGTGTTGTTCACGTCGCTGCTGGGTGTGCGGTCGGTGGAGGTGCACGGCGCGAACAGCGTGCCGGGGGACCAGATCCTGGCGGCCGCCGCGGTGCCCGACCTGAAGCCGATGCTGTTGCTGGACACCGACGAGATCGCCGCGCGCGTGACGGCGATCCCCGGGGTGGCCACTGTGGACGTCTCCAGGTCGTGGCCGTCCACTGTGGACATCACGGTGACGGAGCGGACGCCGATCGGCTTCACCGCCGCGGCCGACGGGTTCCACTTGGTCGATTCCGGCGGTCTGGACTACAAGACGGTGCAGAACAAGCCGGAGGGCCTGCCGGAGGTGCAGGTGGCGGCGGTGGCCCCGGACGACCCGGTGACGCGCTCGGTGGTGGCGGTGCTCGCGACGGTGCCGGCGCCGCTGAAGGGGCAGATCACGGTCGTGCGGGCCAAGACCCCGGGCGGCGTGGAGTTCACGCTGGCCGGCGGCAAGACGGTCCGCTGGGGGAACGCGGAGAAGGCGGACCGCAAGGCGCAGGTGCTGAACGTGCTGCTGACCCGCGAGGGGCAGGTCTACGACGTCGCGAGCCCCGAGCTGCCGACCGTCTCCTGA